A single region of the Salicibibacter cibi genome encodes:
- a CDS encoding GntR family transcriptional regulator yields MENFLDKSNLSERIYYYLRNQIVQNQMPPGTRINYEQLASDLNVSRMPLREAVNQLSQDGLIEVKPRSGTFVNTPKRQDIEDLYDLRRALEELSVELAIPEIPLSIIEKLEDETSYSEEQLNKRIVEPFFDADRNLHRTLIDYSNNIRLQQIWKSIETQVQWVGVIITTNLDRPFAANDMHKEILRAIKKRETDTAKQLMRDHINQIKAFTISDHGQ; encoded by the coding sequence ATGGAAAATTTTTTAGATAAAAGCAATCTATCCGAACGTATTTATTATTATCTTAGAAACCAAATTGTTCAAAATCAAATGCCTCCCGGTACAAGGATTAATTACGAACAGTTGGCTAGTGATTTAAATGTTAGCCGGATGCCCCTAAGGGAAGCTGTAAATCAATTAAGCCAAGATGGCCTCATTGAGGTCAAACCAAGGTCAGGGACATTTGTGAACACACCAAAACGACAAGATATTGAAGATCTTTATGACTTAAGAAGGGCTTTAGAGGAATTATCAGTAGAGCTTGCAATCCCGGAAATCCCTCTTTCAATCATCGAAAAGTTGGAAGATGAAACATCCTATTCAGAAGAACAATTAAATAAACGTATTGTTGAACCTTTTTTTGATGCTGACCGCAATCTTCACCGTACTCTGATCGATTATTCGAATAATATACGATTACAACAAATATGGAAGAGCATCGAAACCCAGGTACAATGGGTTGGGGTCATTATAACGACAAATTTGGATCGACCTTTTGCCGCAAATGATATGCACAAGGAAATCTTACGTGCCATAAAGAAAAGAGAAACAGACACTGCCAAACAATTAATGAGAGACCATATCAATCAAATCAAAGCTTTTACGATTTCCGATCATGGTCAATAA
- a CDS encoding precorrin-2 dehydrogenase/sirohydrochlorin ferrochelatase family protein: MIEMREMSCIIVGGGEVACRRVKPLLETGAKELVVVAPTLNEELLRLQREVGFRWERRSAVVSEVFLGDMVFLCTNQPGLHEAIMENKAPRQFMYLADDAGEGDFYIPARINDGLLTVSVSTAGASPSYTKRVKKEIEHVLPENAGDELDFLQKARRKVLQTDVSNEEKMALLKEISTSGFLQDEWREEKFEERLREIRR; encoded by the coding sequence ATGATCGAGATGAGGGAAATGAGTTGTATCATCGTTGGCGGAGGCGAGGTAGCCTGTCGAAGGGTCAAGCCGCTATTGGAAACAGGAGCAAAGGAGCTTGTCGTTGTTGCGCCAACGCTTAATGAGGAACTGTTGAGGTTGCAGCGAGAAGTCGGCTTCAGATGGGAGCGTCGCTCGGCGGTGGTTTCGGAAGTTTTTTTAGGTGATATGGTATTTTTATGTACGAATCAGCCGGGCTTACATGAAGCGATAATGGAAAATAAGGCCCCGCGGCAATTCATGTATTTGGCGGATGATGCCGGTGAGGGGGATTTTTACATACCGGCCCGGATCAATGATGGGTTGCTGACAGTGAGCGTGTCCACTGCAGGCGCCAGTCCTTCGTATACGAAAAGAGTGAAAAAGGAAATTGAGCATGTGCTACCGGAGAACGCCGGTGACGAGCTTGATTTTTTGCAAAAGGCACGAAGGAAGGTTCTGCAGACCGACGTTTCGAACGAGGAGAAGATGGCGCTACTAAAGGAAATATCGACGTCTGGGTTTTTGCAGGATGAATGGAGGGAAGAGAAATTTGAAGAACGTTTGAGGGAAATAAGAAGATAA
- a CDS encoding DUF6155 family protein translates to MRQLKVTELKKQLKTLDNKELISIISEIYKISPDAKKYLSVKFAGEDGVNDLYQEAKAKIKDEFFPDKGFGKLRLREAKNAINKFKKLTGDNRKVVDLTLFYVEKGVDFTNEYGDIDESFYDSMERAYASVIRWCSEEEDYYRYFADRLQNVVINTDGLGWGFHDGLSDIYYSLPWVE, encoded by the coding sequence ATGAGACAGCTAAAAGTTACGGAACTGAAGAAACAGCTCAAAACCTTGGACAACAAAGAGCTGATTAGTATTATATCGGAAATTTATAAAATCAGTCCTGATGCGAAAAAATATTTATCGGTGAAGTTTGCCGGAGAAGACGGAGTAAATGATTTATATCAAGAAGCAAAGGCAAAGATTAAGGACGAGTTCTTTCCTGATAAGGGCTTCGGGAAATTGCGGTTAAGGGAAGCGAAGAATGCTATAAACAAGTTCAAGAAATTAACGGGGGATAATCGGAAAGTTGTTGATCTTACCCTTTTCTACGTAGAAAAGGGAGTGGATTTCACGAACGAATATGGAGATATAGACGAGAGTTTTTATGATAGTATGGAACGTGCTTATGCTTCTGTCATACGCTGGTGCAGTGAAGAGGAAGATTACTATCGATATTTTGCAGACAGGTTACAAAATGTCGTGATAAACACGGATGGCCTCGGATGGGGGTTCCATGACGGGTTGAGTGACATTTATTATTCGCTTCCTTGGGTGGAATGA
- a CDS encoding uroporphyrinogen-III synthase: protein MKNLEGKHVALTASRKTDEMQTLLHKQGATSDVRSMQGTVKQEKEMVIQAIRQAMVERVDWFIFTTGIGVTTLMERADEAGIADEFLGEMEFARVAARGYKTVAALKKMDVDVAIRSDDGTTAGLIEQLKEVHFSDKHVIVQQYGLPSPMLERFLEEKGASAVTTWLPYIHEAPEQEAVDRFIRELIEENKYDAVCFTTGLQVKSLFHRAKDNGNHKQLLNLLENKTIAAAVGKVTAEALVEEGVGRVVTPSTERMGAMIVELGRYVNGGEDNGTVV from the coding sequence AATTTGGAAGGGAAACATGTAGCTCTAACAGCTTCACGCAAAACCGATGAGATGCAAACACTTTTACATAAGCAAGGGGCCACAAGCGACGTGCGTTCCATGCAGGGAACCGTCAAACAGGAGAAGGAGATGGTGATCCAGGCCATAAGGCAGGCGATGGTGGAACGCGTTGACTGGTTTATTTTCACAACCGGAATCGGCGTCACAACACTTATGGAAAGAGCCGATGAAGCGGGAATTGCAGATGAATTTTTGGGGGAAATGGAATTCGCCCGTGTCGCGGCCCGTGGATATAAAACCGTTGCAGCTTTGAAAAAAATGGATGTTGATGTTGCTATCCGCTCGGACGATGGCACAACCGCAGGCTTGATAGAACAACTGAAAGAAGTTCATTTTTCCGATAAACACGTGATCGTTCAGCAATACGGTCTGCCATCACCCATGCTGGAACGCTTTTTGGAAGAAAAAGGGGCATCAGCGGTTACCACGTGGCTGCCTTACATTCATGAAGCCCCGGAGCAAGAGGCGGTAGACCGTTTTATTCGGGAACTTATCGAAGAAAATAAATATGATGCTGTTTGTTTTACGACCGGCTTACAAGTAAAGTCACTGTTTCATCGCGCGAAGGATAACGGGAATCACAAACAGCTACTCAATCTTTTAGAAAATAAAACCATCGCTGCTGCTGTCGGAAAGGTAACGGCGGAAGCGCTCGTTGAGGAAGGGGTGGGGAGGGTGGTCACTCCATCCACGGAAAGGATGGGCGCGATGATTGTTGAGCTCGGACGGTATGTGAATGGAGGAGAAGATAATGGGACGGTGGTATAA
- a CDS encoding sirohydrochlorin chelatase has translation MVQRIMSASKTTLKDALHEQGLTHLNVRTHGSHLVIYSEEDGGRENRARLTRFNPQTYELSRWTHRGEWEAPPFSGTIAEMLTLITEQFPLSLAKTSQAILYVGHGSRVNEGNEQFEVFIDHVKKNYDKKIIQEVAYIELVSPTILEGIELCIEQGATKIAVVPVLLLSASHAKVDIPRELERAKEVYPEVTFSYGRPFGIEDDVIDVAVDRLTDVGLSALGENHQEREDCTVLVVGRGSSDGKQPSDVAKIARLIYEKIACNNVETCFLAATTPTVEQGLAKVEKLEASHVYVLPYLLFTGVLMEELAEMLGEREGKTGTKYTLCDFLGSDDGLSGVLARRTEETLKREGNV, from the coding sequence ATGGTTCAACGAATCATGAGCGCATCCAAAACAACGCTCAAAGATGCCCTTCATGAGCAAGGGTTAACGCATCTTAACGTTCGGACGCATGGGTCTCATCTCGTCATCTATTCCGAGGAAGATGGTGGAAGGGAAAATCGCGCGAGACTGACCCGATTCAATCCCCAGACGTACGAACTGAGTAGGTGGACCCATCGCGGGGAATGGGAAGCGCCCCCTTTTAGCGGTACAATCGCTGAAATGCTTACTTTAATAACCGAACAGTTTCCGCTTTCGCTCGCGAAAACGTCGCAAGCCATTTTATACGTTGGACACGGGAGCCGTGTAAATGAAGGCAATGAGCAATTTGAAGTGTTTATTGATCATGTGAAAAAGAATTATGATAAAAAAATAATCCAAGAGGTCGCCTATATTGAACTGGTTTCACCGACCATTTTGGAAGGCATCGAACTGTGCATCGAACAAGGAGCGACGAAAATTGCAGTCGTGCCGGTATTGCTGTTAAGCGCTTCCCATGCAAAGGTGGACATTCCCCGTGAACTGGAAAGAGCAAAGGAAGTATACCCTGAAGTTACATTTTCTTACGGAAGACCTTTTGGCATTGAAGATGACGTGATCGATGTGGCTGTAGACCGATTGACAGACGTCGGATTGTCGGCATTGGGAGAAAATCATCAAGAGCGTGAAGACTGTACGGTGTTGGTGGTAGGGAGAGGTTCAAGTGACGGCAAGCAACCAAGCGATGTTGCGAAAATCGCCCGCTTGATTTATGAAAAAATTGCTTGCAATAATGTGGAGACGTGTTTTTTGGCCGCCACAACGCCAACGGTAGAGCAAGGACTCGCGAAAGTGGAAAAACTGGAAGCGTCCCATGTGTATGTGTTGCCTTATTTATTATTTACCGGCGTGTTGATGGAAGAATTAGCTGAAATGCTTGGCGAGCGAGAAGGCAAGACGGGAACCAAGTATACGCTCTGTGACTTTCTTGGATCAGATGACGGCTTGAGTGGTGTTCTCGCAAGGCGGACAGAAGAAACGTTGAAACGGGAAGGGAATGTATAG